The Candidatus Binatota bacterium nucleotide sequence CGCGTGCTCGCTCGTCGGCGGCCATGTCGAGCATGTCGCGCCCCTGGTAACTGACACTACCCTTTTCGACCTTGTAGGCCGGATGCCCGGCCAGCAGCAGGGCAAGAGTGCTCTTGCCCGAACCGTTGGGTCCCATGAGGGCGTGCACCTGCCCGGCTTCGAGCTCCAGCTCGAGGCCGTTAAGAATACGGTTGCCCGCCACCGATACGTGAAGGTCCTTGACGCTCAGCAAACTCATCCTACCGCTCCTTCGAGGCTCACTTCCATGAGCTTCTGGGCCTCTACCGCAAACTCCATGGGCAGTTCGCGAAACACCCTCTTGCAGAATCCATTGACTATAATTGACACCGCGTCTTCCTCGCTTATGCCCCGCTGGGCCAGGTAGAAGAGTTGTTCTTCGCCTATGCGCGAGGTCGACGCTTCGTGCTCCACCCGGCTGTTGGGCGTGCGCACGTCGATGTATGGAAAAGTATGCGCGCCGCACTCGTCACCCAGCAGCAGTGAGTCGCACTGGCTGTAGTTGTGCGCGTTCTCGGCGTTGGGTCCCACCTGCACCAGTCCACGGTACGTGTTGTGGGCCTTGCCTACCGAGATACCCTTGGAGATGATGGTGCTCTTCGTGTTGCTGCCGTTGTGTATCATCTTGGTGCCGGTGTCGGCCTGCTGATAATTGTTGGTGAGCGCCACCGAGTAGAACTCGCCCACCGAGTCGTCACCCTGCAGGATCACGCTGGGATACTTCCAGGTGATGGCCGAGCCGGTCTCCACCTGCGTCCACGATATGCGCGAGCGATCCATGGCCAGGCCGCGCTTGGTAACAAAGTTGTAGATGCCGCCCTTGCCGTCCTTGTCACCGGGGTACCAGTTCTGCACCGTCGAGTACTTGATCTCGGCGTCGTCGAGAGCCACCAGCTCCACCACAGCCGCGTGCAGCTGGTTCTCGTCGCGCATGGGCGCGGTGCAACCCTCGAGATAGCTCACATAGGAGCCCTTGTCGGCCACGATCAACGTGCGTTCAAACTGGCCGGTGTTGGCCTCGTTGATACGAAAGTACGTCGACAGTTCCATCGGGCAGCGAACGCCCGGCGGGATGTAGCAGAACGAACCGTCGGTAAACACGGCCGAGTTGAGCGCCGCGTAGTAGTTGTCCGAAGCCGGCACCACGCTGCCGAGGTACTTCTTCACGAGCTCCGGGTGATTCTGTACCGCCTCGCTGAAGGAGCAGAAGATCACCCCGTGGCTGGCCAGTTCCGCTTTGAAAGTGGTGGCCACCGATACCGAATCGAACACGGCGTCAACGGCCACGCCCGCGAGCATTTTCTGCTCGTGAAGCGGGATGCCCAGCTTGTCGAAGGTGCTCAGCAACTCGGGGTCGACCTCGTCGAGGCTCTCGAGTTTTTCTTTCACCTTCGGGGCCGAGTAGTAGCTGATCGACTGCAGGTCGATGGGCGTGTAGTTGACCTTGGCCCAGCCCGGCTCGCCGCGCTTGGCCATGCGCTCGAATCCCTCGAAAGCCTTCAGTCGCATGTCGAGCAGCCACTCGGGCTCGTTCTTCTTGCTCGAGATCAGGCGTATGACGTCGGTAGTCAGGCCGGGCGGCGCGGTGTCCGATTCGATGTCGGTGACAAAGCCGTGCTCGTATTCGGCGTGATCGGCAACCGCCTGGTCAACTGTAGTAGTCTCGCGGCTCACGCCTTGCCCCCGTTGCCCTCGCCTTCCGGGCCGGCGCCAGCCGGCAATGCCGCGAAGGGACTGGGCGGCAGTTGCACTTCGCGCTTGAGCTCGTCGAGTAACTCGACCACGCGGCACTCCTGGTTCACGAGGTCGGCCACCGTGATGTCCTGCAGGACTGTGTAGAGCAGGTTGCTGAGCCATCCCCACAGTGCACGTATGGAGCAGTCCTCGCTGTGGGTGCAGTCTCGCAACTGGCCGGGATGAGAATCGCAGAACTCGTCTGTAAAAAACGACCCCCCGAGAACCCCCAGCGCCTGCCAGACATTGATGTCACCGGCGTCGCGCGCCAGGCGGTAACCGCCGGACGCTCCGCGCGTGCTCGTCACCAATCCGCCGCGCCTGAGCTCACGCATGAGCTTGGCCACGTACTCGTGACTGAGGCCCTCGGCCTCGGCTATGTCCTGTATGCGCAGCGGGCCCTCGCGCTCGCTGGAGCGGGCGAGCTGGGCAAGGCAACGCAGGCCGTATTCTTCCTGCGAAAAGAGATGCATACGGGGAGTGTGACTAAACTATACGGATAAGTCAATATTGAAGCGACGCGGCGCGCCATAGGCCGATTTCAGTCTGTTTTTCCCTGTAGTTCCGCGTAGCTGTGGCCCGCCTCGGGCTGCTCGGACACCGGCAACCCGGAGTCTTTCCAACCCGCTACCGCTACCCCGCCGGCCGGGTCGGGCTCACCGCTGAAACCGCCCCTGACGTCGACGAGCTCGCTGTAGCCGACATCAGCCAGCATCTCCGCCGCCCTGGCCGAACGGCCGCCGCTCTTGCAGCCAACCAGCAGCTTGGCGTCAGTGGCGAAGTTGCTCTTCACCACCGCCAGGAAGTCCGCGTTGGCCTGCATGCGGCCTCCCGGCCCTGCGTTGAGCAAGGGCACATTCCAGGCCCCGGTGGGGTGCCCCTGGTCAAACTCGGGCCGCGATCTGACGTCGAGATATTTGTAGCCCTGCTCCAACATTTCCGCTGCCTCGATTGGCGTGACCCTGTTTGCACTCATGGCCGGCAGCTTATCGGCAGCGGCGGGCAAGGCAAGGCCGGGCGCCGACACCATAAGGGTGCCGGTCACTGCCAGGGCCAGCACGCGCAGCCCACCTGTACATCTGAATCGTTCGCGCATATGTTCTGCCGCCATGAGAAAGACCCGTCGCCCCAACCGGCCAACAATAGCCTCGCGGTCCGACCGCTACCAGCTCTACCTCGACACCGTGCAATCGCCCGAGAGCGACGTCGATTTTTTTATCCGTGCCTACCGCAACGCCTACCCTGGCAACGGCGCGCCGCGTGACCTGCGCGAAGACTTCTGCGGCACGGCCGCCGTGTGTGCCGAATGGGTGAGTCGTCACCGCGACAACCAGGCGCTGGGTGTCGACCTCGACCCCGAGCCGCTTGCCTGGGGTCACGAACACATAATCGACAAGCTCAAGCCCGAGCAGTCTGCGCGCGTTGACCTGCGCGAGGGAGACGTGTTGTCCTGCCGCGGGCCCAAGGCCGACGTGCTGGCCGCGCAGAACTTCTCCTTCTGGTGCTTCAAGACCAGGCCCGAACTGGTGACTTATCTCAAGCGCGCGCGGGCCAACCTCAAGAAAGAAGGCGTGATGGTGCTCGACATGATGGGCGGCAGCGAGGTCATGGAAGAAGACCACGAAGACGTGCGCCGCGAGAAAGGCTTTACCTATATCTGGGAACAGAAACGCTTTGACCCAATAAGCCACGACTGCGAGTTTCGCATCCACTTTCGTTTTCGCGACGGCAGCCGACTGCAGAACGCTTTTTCTTACAGCTGGCGGCTGTGGACGCTTCCCGAGCTGAGCGAACTGCTGGCAGAGGCCGGGTTTTCGTCGAGCTCGGTTTACTGGGAAGACGAGGATTCGGACACCGGCGAGGGCAACGGCGTATATCGTCGCCGTCCCAACGCACCAGCCGAACCCGCCTGGGTGGCCTACGTGGTCGCCAGGAAATAGCCGGCCGCCAAGGCAGCGAGCGTCATTGCGGCAAGCCTCAAGCCCGCGCCGTCTTCCACGAACCTGACTTAAAGGTCAGCACCAACCACACGGCACGCACCGCGTGGTCAAACACCAGGGCGGCCCACACCCACACGATCCCCAGCTCGAGCCCCCACGAAAACAGGATGGCCAGCGGCACCCTGAGCAACCAGTTGCCCGCCGCGGCAGCGAGCATGGGCGTCATCGTGTCACCCGCTCCTCTGTGCGCGCCGCCCAGCGTGAAGTGCAGCTGCAGCAAGGGCTGGGCAAGGGCCACGCAGAGCATGAAGGGCACCAGTACTTCGAGCGTTGCAGGGTCATCGGTAAAGGCCTCGGCCAGTGGTTGCCTGGCCAACGCGCCCACGGCGCCGACCACCACCGCTACCATCAGCGACAAGCGCGCCGCCCGCCAGCCGGCCCGCTCGGCCTGTTCAACATCACCGGCCCCGAGCGACTGCCCCACCAGCGTGGCCACGGCCGCGGCCAGGCCAGTACCCGGTATCCACGAGAACGCCAGCACGCGCACGCCCACGGTGTAGGCAGCCACGGCCACGGTGCCGTAATGACCGAGTACGGCGAAGTAGACCAGCAGGGCCAGGTTCAGTTGCACTCTCTCGCCTATACCTGGTGCGGCTATGCGCGCGACTTCGCGCAGCGTGCCGCGGCATTCGCGGAAGTCGGCAATCGTCAGGGCCATGGGCGACCCGCCGCTCGCGCGCCGGGCGACGCTGATAAACAGCAGCAGTCCTAACGCCTGGGCCACCAGCGTAGCAACGCCGGCTCCCACCAGCTCCATGCGCGGCAGACCGAACATGCCGAAGATCAATCCGAGGTTGAGCAGCACCTTGACCACCGTCACCAGCAACGCGATGAGCAACGGGGTCGTGGTGTCGCGGTCGGCGCGCATCGCGCTCTCCATGGTGAGCGAGACCGCCAGCATGAGGATCGAGGCCATGATCATGCGCAGGTAGGGAATGGCCAGGTTTATTACCAGCTCGTCAGCGTTGAGCAGTC carries:
- the sufB gene encoding Fe-S cluster assembly protein SufB, with product MAQQPALHSPAGHHGGRPREPGVPRGRVTRRAQARSATAAQSLRGIAGWRRPGRRGQRGQGVSRETTTVDQAVADHAEYEHGFVTDIESDTAPPGLTTDVIRLISSKKNEPEWLLDMRLKAFEGFERMAKRGEPGWAKVNYTPIDLQSISYYSAPKVKEKLESLDEVDPELLSTFDKLGIPLHEQKMLAGVAVDAVFDSVSVATTFKAELASHGVIFCSFSEAVQNHPELVKKYLGSVVPASDNYYAALNSAVFTDGSFCYIPPGVRCPMELSTYFRINEANTGQFERTLIVADKGSYVSYLEGCTAPMRDENQLHAAVVELVALDDAEIKYSTVQNWYPGDKDGKGGIYNFVTKRGLAMDRSRISWTQVETGSAITWKYPSVILQGDDSVGEFYSVALTNNYQQADTGTKMIHNGSNTKSTIISKGISVGKAHNTYRGLVQVGPNAENAHNYSQCDSLLLGDECGAHTFPYIDVRTPNSRVEHEASTSRIGEEQLFYLAQRGISEEDAVSIIVNGFCKRVFRELPMEFAVEAQKLMEVSLEGAVG
- a CDS encoding Rrf2 family transcriptional regulator — translated: MHLFSQEEYGLRCLAQLARSSEREGPLRIQDIAEAEGLSHEYVAKLMRELRRGGLVTSTRGASGGYRLARDAGDINVWQALGVLGGSFFTDEFCDSHPGQLRDCTHSEDCSIRALWGWLSNLLYTVLQDITVADLVNQECRVVELLDELKREVQLPPSPFAALPAGAGPEGEGNGGKA
- a CDS encoding rhodanese-like domain-containing protein, translating into MSANRVTPIEAAEMLEQGYKYLDVRSRPEFDQGHPTGAWNVPLLNAGPGGRMQANADFLAVVKSNFATDAKLLVGCKSGGRSARAAEMLADVGYSELVDVRGGFSGEPDPAGGVAVAGWKDSGLPVSEQPEAGHSYAELQGKTD
- a CDS encoding class I SAM-dependent methyltransferase, producing the protein MRKTRRPNRPTIASRSDRYQLYLDTVQSPESDVDFFIRAYRNAYPGNGAPRDLREDFCGTAAVCAEWVSRHRDNQALGVDLDPEPLAWGHEHIIDKLKPEQSARVDLREGDVLSCRGPKADVLAAQNFSFWCFKTRPELVTYLKRARANLKKEGVMVLDMMGGSEVMEEDHEDVRREKGFTYIWEQKRFDPISHDCEFRIHFRFRDGSRLQNAFSYSWRLWTLPELSELLAEAGFSSSSVYWEDEDSDTGEGNGVYRRRPNAPAEPAWVAYVVARK
- a CDS encoding MATE family efflux transporter — encoded protein: MLPASNFNETGCLSVRLVRASVPVLRRCKSLADNEERVDVGKGDAAGGLDVDQQAGFVADAEASPSLPSAALAALAVGVSRARGVFGSQTGTSAELWQLAWPVMLSQVMVTVLGLVDIAMVGRLGANELAAAGYATQMLFLGQSALFAVGFSCVAIVARAIGAGRRDRARHAHAASLIVAVATAAAIAGAVLVNPRWLLGLLNADELVINLAIPYLRMIMASILMLAVSLTMESAMRADRDTTTPLLIALLVTVVKVLLNLGLIFGMFGLPRMELVGAGVATLVAQALGLLLFISVARRASGGSPMALTIADFRECRGTLREVARIAAPGIGERVQLNLALLVYFAVLGHYGTVAVAAYTVGVRVLAFSWIPGTGLAAAVATLVGQSLGAGDVEQAERAGWRAARLSLMVAVVVGAVGALARQPLAEAFTDDPATLEVLVPFMLCVALAQPLLQLHFTLGGAHRGAGDTMTPMLAAAAGNWLLRVPLAILFSWGLELGIVWVWAALVFDHAVRAVWLVLTFKSGSWKTARA